CATCAGATTCGTCCTCCTCTGCCTCCTGGGCTACTGCGTCGCCTTCCGCACTggtctgctgctgctcgGCCATCCTCGCCATTTTCGCTTGCTTCATCTCAGCATCCAACCGTGCTGTctcctgctgtttcttttcctgcaccttcttcaacctATAAAACTCTTCTCTGTCCAGTTCGTCCAACTCACTATTGATATAAGCGATCGTATTCTCTGTCCTAGGAATAATGACATGCTCGATGGCGTTGACTCTCCTATTCGTCACTTTGATAACTTCATCCAGGATGATAAATGCAGTTTGTAGTGAAGCCAGCTCAATTAACGTCTCTACCGCCTTTGAATAGATCTCCTTTGCACGTTGCACCTGCTGACCGCCACGGCCCAACCCTGTCAGCTTGAAATCGTTGATGTCAGAGTCAATATATGATTCAAACTGGGGCAGATACACACCGCTAACGTTCTCCTGGCGTGCCTTGACCTTGAATCTGGCGTTAGATACGCTCTCCTGGACCTGATATCCGATATTCTCGCCAGTCGCATACGACACTTCGGCCAGCGAAAACGCTGCCGTCTGCATCACTCGtcccatcttctgcttggcGTCGTCAATTCTCTTTGTAATATCACGAAATCTCTTAGTCAAAGCCTCAgatttcctcttcaacaGTGAATATCCTTGGTTCGCTCCCTTCAGCTTGGTTTTCATCAACCCCAGCGTCATACGCGTTGGAAACACCTGCTCTCTTGTGCCAGACATCGCTTCTTGCACTTATCAGCCCTATATCTAAGCAAACCGGTTCAAATCAGCCCTCAAGAAGAGCCAATGGGCCTGCTTCCTACTTCCAGTATGCTCTCTTGACTAGTTAACGTCTTTAAAGTGTATGGACCCCTGGTGCGCTTGCAGCCAAGCAGTCAAGACGGGTAACCCCTCATCGATTTAAGCTGAGAAAGGTCGATGAACAGGTTAAATTGCACTCAGATGCTATCTCAACACTTCAAGATCCCCGTTTGGTGCCAAATGGAGTGGCTTGATCAGTATATTGTCCGGGAAGACGACCTCGCTTACGAGTATGAGCTGCAGAGGACTCCGCAAAGTGTGGTTACCTGGGGTCGGTATTTAGAAGACTGGAAGTCGCAGCCCAGGTCAGAGCGACCTTTGAAGCACGTTATTTGGCTTTACGAGAGATTTTGTGCAGAATTCAATGATAGCATTGATGTTTGGAAAGAATATATTCGATGGTTAGCAGGAAAATGCGGAGAGGAGGTTCATTACAGGTTTGTAATAGACCTTTTCTTGAGATGCTTGCGTAACTTTAGCAAGGATTGTGATGAATTGTGTTTGATGTTTTTGGAGTTCGCCATCGAGCAAGCGGATTTAGAAGCCATTAGGATAGCCTTTGATATGTCGCTCGAGAGAGTACCGAGAGACTCGCACGGGCGCGTTTGGGATAAAATGCTGCGATTCATAGACGAGAGGTTGGCGCCGTtgactgaagaagacgagTCCGTGTATGAaaacgaggaggaggagctTAGCGTTCTTATTTATAAGTCACTTTTTGGTCCTTCTACCGCAGCGGAGGATGAAAGCAAGGTCGATCTTTGGTCGTCAAGCATTGTACGAAGATACTTGGAGGTATGTCCGCGCGATAAGCTGCCGGACGCTCTTGGTAGGTTGGCTCGTACTGGGGATTATGAGAGTCTATTTGCGTCATTCCACAAAGCCCTTAACAGCAATGACGGTTGTCTGCCCGATAAGACTCTGCCCAGAGAGACTAATCTCCAATATCTTAGGGCGCTGGATTGCCTGAATAAGGGTCCTAACTACGAAGCGTTCGCAACTGAGATGGCGAGAGTCTTCCCTGAAATGGAAATCAAGATGACGACAATGCTAGCAAAGTTCTATGTCAAAAACGGTGGGCATGAAAAAGTAGTTCAGTTATTGGAAGACTCTTTAGCAAAAGTTGCGACTGTTCAGGACTTTCATGTGCTTTATGAAACGTACCTTAACTATGAGAAATCGTATATTCAAACTGTTTTACAGGAATTGCAGACAAAAACAGAACCAGTCTGCGAAAAGAAGTGGAAAGGCCAGTTAGACAACCATATGGATCGTCTGCAAAATCTCGTGGAGACCTATGAGCTCAGATTAAACGACCTTAAGATCAGACAGAACCCAAATCTGGTGGCCAACTGGTCCGAGAGAGCCGCTTTGGTTCGAACAAACGTTGATAAGTGCAGTATCTACTCACAGGCAATTTTGACAATAGATCCCTTCAAGGTGAACGTCCCCGGCTCCTTCGGTAAGCTGTGGTGCGACTACGCTAATCTATATTGGAAGGCAAGGGACTATGAGAGCGCTCGAGAAGTTTACGATCGAGGCCTACGGGTACCATATCCATACATCGAGGACCTCGAGAATATATGGAGCTCTTGGGTGGAGAatgaaatggaagaagcCGGCCTGGAAGTTGCATTGAAACTGCTCGAAACCGCTTTACGAGTACCGGAGAACCCAGAATTGCTGCTTGCAGAATTCAACGAGGGTGATAGAAAGGTTCCTGCTCAAGGAGTAATTTTCAGTTCGTTAAAACTTTGGCAGCTCTACCTCGACTTCACAGAATCGTTATGTGCTCAAACATCGGAGGCCGTTGAAAAAATGGTCAACCTGTATGAGCAGGCAatagctttgaaagtgGCAACACCAAAGATGTTTGTCGATTACGCTcattttctccaagatAGAGGCGAGAAACTAGCAAGTTTTCAAGTATATGAGCGTGCTATTGGGCTTTTCCCACCAGAAACGCAGTTTCAATTTTGGAATCTTTATCTGGCTGAGAGCACAGCTGAGGAGAATTTACTTGCAAAAGAGCATATCcgtgaaatttttgaacaagctttggaaatttTGATACCAAGCGGGATAGACTGTAAGGCCATTTTCATTTTGTACAGTGACTTTGAAGAGCGATGTGGCTTGTCTAATAGGTGTGTCGAAATCCTACTGGAAGGCTGCAGGAAGACTGCAGATTTAGAGGATAAAGTAACATTATGGCAAATTTGCTTACTGAAAGTCAAAGAACTTCTAGGAAATGAAGAGTCCCGTAGATTTTACGAGGAATGCATTCAATCTCTGCCTAACTCGAAGGTAATTAAATTTGCCATCGAATTTGCAGATACAGAAGCGACGCTGGGAGAAATAGAGAGGGCAAGAGGAATTATGAAGTGCGCTGCGCAACTGTTACCTCCAGGGAGAAATGCACTACTATGGGAAAGCTGGGACGAATTTGAAGTACGCTATGGGGACAGAGAAAGTTATAAAGAGATGCTTAAGCTCAAAAGGCGGCTGGAAAAGGAAATGCGGATAGAAACTGAAATCGAAAGCCAAATAGAGGGCAATATCGCATTTGTTGCTGCCTCAAAACCTAATGCCGTTaatccagaagaaatagaGTTGGATTTATGACTTGTGATCTGCGGTCGCTTACTCTCAAATATCTATGCTTCAACGTTCAACCCATTCTGCCGAACTCATTTGCGATAGTCTGCTCAATGCTCTGGCAAAGGCGAACCTTTCTTCGTCAAGCGCAAATATCTGAGATTTCTTCGCAATTTCTTTTGAGAATCCGTGTTGGCTGACGAGAGAgtcttcctcttccacTTTTTCAACGGCCGATTCGCTTTCCTTTAAATTGCTCTTCAAttcaaaatcattcaaAAGGTCCTGAGGCTCCACGAACAACGACGTGAAATCTGCTGCAGCGGTTGTAGCCAGTTTTCCGCCAGTATCGTAAACGGCATCCAAGAACGTTATAAATCTTCTAACCTCATCTCGGACATAAATTGAAAGATACGGAATGTCAGTAACGATGAACGCCTTGAAATTGCTGGCCAACGATAGATAATCACCAGCAGCCAGAGGCTGCCCACATAACTGCTTAAAAGTGAACTGGGCAACGCATAAAGGTGTGCACTTGGGAACAGCAAATCGGCGGCCCCATGTGGTCAATGTAAAATCGGTAAGAACTTCGTGCTCAGTTGAAGCCGTGTTCTCCGTTTGAGCGAAGTAAGTGTACCACTGATCAATGTGGTTGTCCCGCTTTCGGCGGCACTCCTTGGAATTGTATTTCAGCCCTTTCTCGGGATAGTAATACACAGTCAATGATGGCCGTGGAATTTTACGGTAGTCTGTTGgagagttcaagaagatgacttCTGTCCTGTTCTTGATAAGCTCAATACATGGAATGAACGACTCCCTCTGCAGACCATTCACATAAAGCTCATCAGGATGCCTATTTGAAGTGGCGAATAATACTACGCCGTGATCCTTGGATAGTAAAGTTGTTAACAAACGTCTCAGTATCATGGCGTCTGCGACGTCCGTCACTTGGAATTCATCGAAACATAAGACTCTAGAACCACTTGCAATTTCCGCTGCTAGGAAGGGAATGGGATCTATGTCTCTGCCCTTTGCAGCCCCGAGCTCGTCCAAATTCTGCTCCTTTATGATCTCATGCGACCTCTTGTGTACGTATTGCATAAATTGATGGAAGTGtatcctcttcttggagAGATAATGAGGTATAGTCGAGTAGAACAGATCCATTAACATAGTTTTGCCACAACCAACATCCCCATAAAGATAAATTCCCTTTGGGATGCCGGAAAAGTCATTCTCATTCTTTTGAACCCTGAAACCCATCAATCGGCCCAGGAAAGAGGACTTCCAGCCTACTTGGTCCAAAGCGTCAGGCGCTTGGATCTCCGGCGGGCTGTACTGCAACAATGAATCGTAAAGAGAACCTAGTGACCGGATAATTCCCCTTTGATATGGATCATCTCTCAGTTTCTTGATTTTAACTAGCCTATCGTACTCTTCCAACGGTGTTGTGGCTCTGGCGCTCTTGGTTGGCAGCTCTGTCGCCAGATCATAGGGTTTGGAAGTGGAATGATTGCAAATTGTAGTGCTACACAAGTATCTCGCAAATTTTCTATAATCATTTATCTGTAGGCCTCGTAACCGTAAGCTAACTATTCTCATAGCCAAACCATATAAACCTGTTATGTGAAATTTTTCTCGACACTGGGACCGTTCAAGCTCTCTACGGTCCTTACCTTTAGCTAGTCTGATAGATCCAAAGCCATTCAGATTCCTAGCTGCTGCCGGTAGCTCTTATATGCACTGTCTCCGAAGCTTCTCCGGTCGGGGTTGATTGCGTGACACCCGGCTTAGGAAGCGCGGAACGCGATTGGCTGGTCATTCATGGTGAAGTGGGGCTAGTTGTCAGAAGTACATCAAAGTTCCCCAACTTCTAAAGTTTTTAGGTCTAATTATACAAAAGTGTTGATAATTTTTCTCGCTTATTAGGGCTTATTAGCAGTTTATACTTTTAACTAATAACATTCTTATGGTAACAGGCAACTTGATTTTAACCGCTGACACTTTTTCCAGAGCGTAACGCGATTAGCCGGCAGTGGGCTGCAAAGACAAGAGGTAGCTAAGGATCGAAGGAAGACAGTGATAGTGATAGATATTGAACTGATCCAGTTCACGGAATACTAGTTGCCTAGTTTTAATATGGAGTTGGAGCGGACGTTTGGGAATTTACACTTGTCTCGCAATTGCAGCACCAGAAATGATTTGCCTGATGAGAAGTCTTTGACTGATCTTGTCGACATTACTGAGCTATTCTTCGATTTGGGAAAAGATTTATCTCCGCAGACCATTATACAGGACCCAGGGTTTAATTCTTTTGAGGGAACTCACTCGCTGGAGGTCAACAATGCAAAACTGGATTCTTCGCTGATCAGTTTAACCAGTGAAGAAAAGCGATTCAGTTGCGATGTAGCGTGTGGTGATACCGCTGTGGAGCGACTGACGTATGTTACGGCTATCTTGGATAGGCTTGCGAGGTTTCTTGTGTGCTGGCTGAATGAGTACCAAACGTTACCGACTACGGTACTAAGTTGCCGGTATGTGGAGTTCCTTCTAACAATCTCTTCCGAGCGAGAGGAATTGAGCTATTTGCGAACAGGAGATCGGTTATATGACCAGGTCCTCTGTGATGCAATCTACGGTATCTGTTATTTCGCCAAGTTTGTACAAAAGCTGCTAAAGGCTGGGGTGgtatttgaagaagaggaccTGAACTTCAACCACATGGGTTTGGACTTCTTGAGCTATGTGGAAGATCGGGAACTAATTTTGGCGCGATTGCATCGCAGTATCGATTATGTTGAGTCTTTACAGAGCCAAGAAAGCGCCTTTTTACAGcatctcttgaaattgatTTGCAGTCTGGTGTCCCTAGAAAGCCATTTGACGGCGTACTCGGCGGATACTACAGGATTGGATGATCTCATTGCAGAAGCGACATATctggagcagcagcgcTCATCAGAATGTGATCCCCCGTCTGGTTGCTTCTCCATGGGCATTCAGAGAAGATTATCTAATCAGTTTCCTCCCAAGCACTTAGTGGTACCGACTTGGAACTATAGAGGGTTTGTGGTCATGGCCGAAGACATAAAGGCGGTCCTAATGGTTGACAAGGCCGCCAGTATGCTGGAAGCAGCACAACTTgccagtttcttcaataagTTAACTCAAAGGCATGTGGTTGCAAGAGCCTTATTCCCTCTCTTTTTCATCAGggatgatgaaagagtTCTAGGTAGATATTCTGCCTTTGATTGCATCAGTCTgcatttgaaggaattttGTGCCACAGCTACAGCTTCCACCACAGTACTTTCTCCTCAGATGAGGCCTGTCCTGCAAGAAGCTACGAACATAATTTTCGAATGGTACCAAAATATGGCTCAAAATACATCCCGGTACAGGCAAGGATACAACAGGCAACTGCTGTTATGGGATGCACTGCACGCACAAATGGAGAGCTGTGAGTATGACATCGCATCTCAGACCGCCGGTGACGAGCTTGCCACCACAACGGGTATATTCATGGCGTGCTCCTCATGGGtattcttgatgaagattacCGCCATGATCGAATATGTGTTGAAAGGCTTTGATTTGGAAGTTTATAAACCATTCGAGGCCTTCGCCATGTTCTGGTATTCATATTACCTCTCATATCAACAGGAGTCGTGTTTGGAAAAGGTTCACGAAGTTATCGAAACGAAGATAAACTCTATCCACTCCTTGGGcaaaaagatcaagaaacaGAAAAACGCccaaaagaagattgagcTGAAAGCCCAATACCGCCATCTTATGGACAATAATATGGAATCTTTGCGAACAAATAAGCGCTACGTGAGTTATCTGTTTATGCACAGCTCGATTGTAAAATCACTATCTTTGGCTCAGGTTCTTCAGTTTTCGATCCTCAAGTCTTTCGGTGTCATCGATAATAAAACATCTGCAAGCGGAATCTTTTCCAGCGATAGATTGTTACTGGAACTTAGACTCAAGCCCTTTTCTTCTATTGGTGTTCCCGAACTGTTGACTTACGAAGCCTTTGAATCCACTCTAAATGATTTCCTGATCACAGAGCCTATGTTTTCTTCTAAACTGGACAAAGCACTACAACGTATCAGTAAAGAAGTCAGTAGTGCCCTCACCGCCATTGACACGATCAAGAAATGCATAAATGCAGGCGATAATAACGGCCTTCTCGTCACTGGTACTAGACTGGTCAAGGAGCAGGCCTTAAAATACTACGATCAATTGCAAGCTTCCGCAAAAGCAATCGAACTAAACAGCACCACCATTGCCGGTAAATTGGGTAGatcaaaatcttcaagcACAAGCGACAAGTTTAGTGTACGACTAAGTGTGCCCAAGgatgcttcaagattcttccCTCTACTAGAACTGACCAAGACAAAGACCAAGCGAGCAAAGTGATATTGATCTGTTAAGTACATAAAGACAACCAATTGTATAAATAGCATGAGATTAGTTGATAGAAGATGATACACCGTtaaatagccgccgaaaTCGCTTTAGATCTTGACTGTTAGTCACGTGAAGCTGTCATTGATGTTTGACTGTACCAACATCTGTACATCCTCGGAAACTAAGGAATGATGTGTGGGTTTATGGCTCACATCAGAATCTACACTGGAGGCTCGATTCGACCGTACACTGGGCTACGGATAGGCGTTTGCAGCACCTTTGCTGTTTGCGTGGGCCCGCGGATTTGCTTTCTCTGCGTCTACCTTCCAGGAAATCTCGCTACACAGACGCGCGGCCGCTCGGTACCACCAGCTAGGCGGAGCGCGTCGTCTGCTTGCGGCGCCAGCTAGGCCGGAATCCCATCGTGTCCTTCTAGCTCCAGGCGGGTCGTCTCCCTGTGGCGGCAGGGCGTTGCACAAGCTGCGCTGCCGAGCTGGCGGCCGCCTGCTTACACCGCTGGTAGCTAGTCACCGAGATACCACTGTACTGGTGAAGAATTATAGAAGATGAAGGATTTGTGATACTGAAAGTTTACCTTTGCAAGTAATCTTTGCCTCGAAGAAAGTCACAGTGCCCAAACACAGGTAAATTACACGACAAGATGCCTCCAAAGTTTGATCCAAATGAAGTTAAGTACTTGTACTTGAGAGCTGTCGGTGGTGAAATTGGTGCTTCCGCTGCTCTAGCTCCAAAGATTGGTCCTTTGGGTTTGTCCCCAAAGAAGGTCGGTGAAGATATCGCCAAGGCCACCAAGGACTTCAAGGGTATCAAGGTTACTGTGCAACTAAAGATCCAGAACAGACAAGCTACTGCTTCTGTTGTTccatctgcttcttctttggtgATCACTGCTTTGAAGGAGCCACCAAGAGacagaaagaaggagaagaacGTCAAGCACAGCGGTAACATCGCATTGGATGAGATCATTGAGATCGCCAAGCAAATGAAGGAGAAATCTTTCGGTAAGAACTTGGCTTCTGTTACTAAGGAAATCCTGGGTACTGCTCAATCCGTTGGCTGCCGTGtcgacttcaagaaccCACATGACATCATTGACGCCATCAACGCTGGTGAAATTGAAATTCCAGAAAACTAAGGTTGTTTCCCATTTCATTCGGTATAATATCCAAACATCATACTCACTTTCTGTATTTTTTAGTCTAGGGTTTTTTTATTGAAAAAAGCTTCACACTGTATCCCATTCGATTTGCAACCTTGGACGACTAACGCATGCTTAATTTTACCAATGGTATTGCTACAAATTGGTGCTTGTTTTCCTATCTTGGCCGCAATCCACAGACACGTTTGACACACTCTGGGACCTAGTTTGAATTGGTTATTTTCCTTCGGAAAGTTTACCTATAAACCTCGTACTTTGTCCCTATtttatcatcaaacaagATTATAACTTCATGACAATTACTCACCAAGATCGACTGTTACTCCGTGTCTTTATTGGTCCATTTCAATGTCATACATCTCATCGTAaccttcttttcttccatAACAGTTCTTGCTACCAAGAGTATGAGTACATGCTCGCTTCCATTGAATCGAATAGTATCATCAATGGATCGTCTTACGAGTAGGTTTAGACTCCGAGAGCCAGAAGTTGGGTCTTGAGTGTAGTTTGCCGGAGGCATTTCCAAGAAGTGTATTTTTCCAATTGA
Above is a genomic segment from Torulaspora globosa chromosome 1, complete sequence containing:
- the VMA8 gene encoding H(+)-transporting V1 sector ATPase subunit D (ancestral locus Anc_5.518) → MSGTREQVFPTRMTLGLMKTKLKGANQGYSLLKRKSEALTKRFRDITKRIDDAKQKMGRVMQTAAFSLAEVSYATGENIGYQVQESVSNARFKVKARQENVSGVYLPQFESYIDSDINDFKLTGLGRGGQQVQRAKEIYSKAVETLIELASLQTAFIILDEVIKVTNRRVNAIEHVIIPRTENTIAYINSELDELDREEFYRLKKVQEKKQQETARLDAEMKQAKMARMAEQQQTSAEGDAVAQEAEEDESDARTSAEPGALVEEQEEDVIF
- the SYF1 gene encoding mRNA splicing protein SYF1 (ancestral locus Anc_5.519) — translated: MNRLNCTQMLSQHFKIPVWCQMEWLDQYIVREDDLAYEYELQRTPQSVVTWGRYLEDWKSQPRSERPLKHVIWLYERFCAEFNDSIDVWKEYIRWLAGKCGEEVHYRFVIDLFLRCLRNFSKDCDELCLMFLEFAIEQADLEAIRIAFDMSLERVPRDSHGRVWDKMLRFIDERLAPLTEEDESVYENEEEELSVLIYKSLFGPSTAAEDESKVDLWSSSIVRRYLEVCPRDKLPDALGRLARTGDYESLFASFHKALNSNDGCLPDKTLPRETNLQYLRALDCLNKGPNYEAFATEMARVFPEMEIKMTTMLAKFYVKNGGHEKVVQLLEDSLAKVATVQDFHVLYETYLNYEKSYIQTVLQELQTKTEPVCEKKWKGQLDNHMDRLQNLVETYELRLNDLKIRQNPNLVANWSERAALVRTNVDKCSIYSQAILTIDPFKVNVPGSFGKLWCDYANLYWKARDYESAREVYDRGLRVPYPYIEDLENIWSSWVENEMEEAGLEVALKLLETALRVPENPELLLAEFNEGDRKVPAQGVIFSSLKLWQLYLDFTESLCAQTSEAVEKMVNLYEQAIALKVATPKMFVDYAHFLQDRGEKLASFQVYERAIGLFPPETQFQFWNLYLAESTAEENLLAKEHIREIFEQALEILIPSGIDCKAIFILYSDFEERCGLSNRCVEILLEGCRKTADLEDKVTLWQICLLKVKELLGNEESRRFYEECIQSLPNSKVIKFAIEFADTEATLGEIERARGIMKCAAQLLPPGRNALLWESWDEFEVRYGDRESYKEMLKLKRRLEKEMRIETEIESQIEGNIAFVAASKPNAVNPEEIELDL
- the AFG1 gene encoding Afg1p (ancestral locus Anc_5.520), whose translation is MRIVSLRLRGLQINDYRKFARYLCSTTICNHSTSKPYDLATELPTKSARATTPLEEYDRLVKIKKLRDDPYQRGIIRSLGSLYDSLLQYSPPEIQAPDALDQVGWKSSFLGRLMGFRVQKNENDFSGIPKGIYLYGDVGCGKTMLMDLFYSTIPHYLSKKRIHFHQFMQYVHKRSHEIIKEQNLDELGAAKGRDIDPIPFLAAEIASGSRVLCFDEFQVTDVADAMILRRLLTTLLSKDHGVVLFATSNRHPDELYVNGLQRESFIPCIELIKNRTEVIFLNSPTDYRKIPRPSLTVYYYPEKGLKYNSKECRRKRDNHIDQWYTYFAQTENTASTEHEVLTDFTLTTWGRRFAVPKCTPLCVAQFTFKQLCGQPLAAGDYLSLASNFKAFIVTDIPYLSIYVRDEVRRFITFLDAVYDTGGKLATTAAADFTSLFVEPQDLLNDFELKSNLKESESAVEKVEEEDSLVSQHGFSKEIAKKSQIFALDEERFAFARALSRLSQMSSAEWVER
- the MAK10 gene encoding Mak10p (ancestral locus Anc_5.521), coding for MELERTFGNLHLSRNCSTRNDLPDEKSLTDLVDITELFFDLGKDLSPQTIIQDPGFNSFEGTHSLEVNNAKLDSSLISLTSEEKRFSCDVACGDTAVERLTYVTAILDRLARFLVCWLNEYQTLPTTVLSCRYVEFLLTISSEREELSYLRTGDRLYDQVLCDAIYGICYFAKFVQKLLKAGVVFEEEDLNFNHMGLDFLSYVEDRELILARLHRSIDYVESLQSQESAFLQHLLKLICSLVSLESHLTAYSADTTGLDDLIAEATYLEQQRSSECDPPSGCFSMGIQRRLSNQFPPKHLVVPTWNYRGFVVMAEDIKAVLMVDKAASMLEAAQLASFFNKLTQRHVVARALFPLFFIRDDERVLGRYSAFDCISLHLKEFCATATASTTVLSPQMRPVLQEATNIIFEWYQNMAQNTSRYRQGYNRQLLLWDALHAQMESCEYDIASQTAGDELATTTGIFMACSSWVFLMKITAMIEYVLKGFDLEVYKPFEAFAMFWYSYYLSYQQESCLEKVHEVIETKINSIHSLGKKIKKQKNAQKKIELKAQYRHLMDNNMESLRTNKRYVSYLFMHSSIVKSLSLAQVLQFSILKSFGVIDNKTSASGIFSSDRLLLELRLKPFSSIGVPELLTYEAFESTLNDFLITEPMFSSKLDKALQRISKEVSSALTAIDTIKKCINAGDNNGLLVTGTRLVKEQALKYYDQLQASAKAIELNSTTIAGKLGRSKSSSTSDKFSVRLSVPKDASRFFPLLELTKTKTKRAK
- the RPL12B gene encoding 60S ribosomal protein uL11 (ancestral locus Anc_5.522), whose translation is MPPKFDPNEVKYLYLRAVGGEIGASAALAPKIGPLGLSPKKVGEDIAKATKDFKGIKVTVQLKIQNRQATASVVPSASSLVITALKEPPRDRKKEKNVKHSGNIALDEIIEIAKQMKEKSFGKNLASVTKEILGTAQSVGCRVDFKNPHDIIDAINAGEIEIPEN